Proteins from a single region of Fundidesulfovibrio magnetotacticus:
- a CDS encoding glycosyltransferase, whose translation MRKLKIAVGGYLVSFPLGGQVWMFLHYLKGLERLGHEVIFVEDTAEWALPFDPVKGYASADSAYGRGVIGQAFERLGLGDRWAYSTIFEGKHYGMSREAVDAFCESADLFLNVSGVIPLRESFMKAKVRAIIDTDPIFTQSKIAGDDWTRDYFKRHDVFFTWGRNIPTGSTGVELSGIDYIPTNVPIVLDLWPNVEGPGTGFTTIGNWDAQGRDIVHEGKKLSWRKCEKYERIIDLPGRLPGVTLDLTMSGMKEDAKRFAEHGWVVKNALELSRDIWNYHDYILGSTAEFTVAKEQNIQLKSGWFSDRSASYLASGRPVIVEDTGFGTYLPVGEGLVTFDGVDNAASAIEHVLSDYPRHRKAARAIAEEYFDSDKVLGDILTACGF comes from the coding sequence ATGCGTAAACTGAAGATCGCGGTCGGAGGCTATCTGGTCAGCTTTCCCCTCGGGGGCCAGGTGTGGATGTTCCTGCACTACCTCAAGGGACTTGAGCGGCTGGGCCATGAGGTGATCTTCGTGGAAGACACCGCCGAGTGGGCGCTACCCTTCGACCCCGTGAAAGGTTACGCCTCCGCCGACTCCGCCTACGGGCGCGGAGTGATCGGCCAGGCCTTCGAACGCCTCGGCCTGGGCGACCGCTGGGCCTACAGCACCATCTTCGAGGGCAAGCACTACGGCATGTCCCGCGAGGCCGTGGACGCCTTCTGCGAAAGCGCCGACCTCTTCCTGAACGTCTCGGGCGTGATCCCCCTGCGCGAATCCTTCATGAAGGCCAAGGTGCGCGCCATCATCGACACCGACCCCATCTTCACCCAGTCCAAGATCGCCGGGGACGACTGGACCAGGGACTACTTCAAGCGCCACGACGTGTTCTTCACCTGGGGCCGCAACATCCCCACCGGCTCCACCGGCGTGGAACTCTCCGGCATCGACTACATCCCCACCAACGTGCCCATCGTCCTGGACCTCTGGCCCAACGTGGAAGGCCCCGGCACCGGCTTCACCACCATCGGCAACTGGGACGCCCAGGGCCGCGACATCGTGCACGAGGGCAAGAAGCTCTCCTGGCGCAAGTGCGAAAAATACGAGCGCATCATCGACCTGCCCGGCAGGCTCCCCGGCGTGACGCTCGACCTGACCATGAGCGGCATGAAGGAAGACGCCAAGCGCTTCGCCGAGCACGGCTGGGTGGTGAAGAACGCCCTGGAGCTCTCCCGCGACATCTGGAACTACCACGACTACATCCTGGGCTCCACGGCCGAGTTCACCGTGGCCAAGGAGCAGAACATCCAGCTCAAGTCCGGCTGGTTCTCCGACCGCTCCGCCAGCTACCTGGCCTCGGGGCGTCCCGTCATCGTGGAGGACACGGGCTTCGGCACCTACCTGCCCGTGGGCGAGGGACTCGTCACCTTCGACGGCGTGGACAACGCCGCCTCGGCCATCGAGCACGTGCTCTCCGACTATCCCCGCCACCGCAAGGCCGCCCGGGCCATCGCGGAGGAGTATTTCGATTCCGACAAGGTGCTGGGGGACATCCTCACGGCCTGCGGCTTCTAG
- a CDS encoding polysaccharide deacetylase family protein: protein MKRRNFLSFCAAAGACAVLPGMSLANVARPFPKGMVTFTFDDGIVSNHRYALPILKSRGQVATAGIVVSRMLSGNDDYMNVEHVRELAASGWEIASHSLTHSRPTQIPKTLAQEPVSGWHVDERDPARYQTQYEYERIAGLYQDGKPLTEAPSLEAMASCQGCYWLDRAIAELHVRPLRGGDPSTLDILAGSYQREMEQSKAMLLELGFDVDTYIAPHNYWTDDVEVLSRRSYARACTGRDSDNRPGTFNAHAIRRFMVHEKDSAQALARIITDHSLEHGGWVVFCFHGVGDKTGWEPYPADKLDQLSAWVAEQGIPMVTVREGAKAMQAARQNDTKQKTIAKKGS, encoded by the coding sequence ATGAAACGTCGCAATTTTCTTTCGTTTTGCGCCGCCGCGGGGGCATGCGCCGTCCTGCCCGGCATGTCGCTGGCCAACGTGGCGCGTCCTTTTCCCAAGGGGATGGTCACCTTCACCTTCGACGACGGCATCGTGAGCAACCACCGCTATGCCTTGCCCATCCTCAAGAGCAGGGGCCAGGTGGCCACGGCGGGCATCGTTGTCTCGCGCATGCTCTCGGGCAACGACGACTACATGAACGTGGAGCATGTGCGCGAGCTGGCCGCCAGCGGCTGGGAGATCGCCTCCCACAGCCTCACGCATTCGCGGCCCACCCAGATTCCCAAGACCCTGGCCCAGGAGCCCGTGAGCGGCTGGCATGTGGACGAGCGCGACCCCGCCCGTTACCAGACCCAGTACGAATACGAGCGCATCGCAGGCCTCTACCAGGACGGCAAGCCCCTCACCGAGGCCCCGAGCCTGGAGGCCATGGCCAGCTGCCAGGGCTGCTACTGGCTCGACAGGGCCATCGCCGAACTGCACGTGCGGCCCCTCAGAGGGGGCGACCCCTCCACGCTGGACATCCTGGCCGGCTCCTACCAGCGGGAGATGGAGCAGTCCAAGGCCATGCTCCTGGAGCTGGGCTTCGACGTGGACACCTACATCGCTCCCCACAACTACTGGACCGACGACGTGGAAGTCCTCTCGCGGCGCTCCTACGCCCGGGCCTGCACGGGGCGCGATTCGGACAACAGGCCCGGCACCTTCAACGCCCACGCCATCCGCCGCTTCATGGTGCACGAGAAGGACTCGGCCCAGGCCCTGGCGCGCATCATCACCGACCACAGCCTCGAACACGGCGGGTGGGTGGTCTTCTGTTTTCACGGCGTGGGCGACAAGACCGGCTGGGAGCCCTATCCCGCCGACAAGCTCGACCAGCTCAGCGCCTGGGTGGCCGAGCAGGGCATCCCCATGGTCACGGTGCGCGAGGGCGCCAAGGCCATGCAGGCCGCCCGGCAGAACGACACGAAGCAAAAAACCATCGCCAAGAAGGGTTCATAA
- a CDS encoding 3-dehydroquinate synthase: MSKTIRQALAVPYEFPVVFTRDAFDPENPALADILALAPGGPHRLAAVFDQGLLRAFPDLPERLEAYLRARPGALNVAPPLALPGGEAAKNDLSVFHATLEHIFAARLCRQSFLLVAGGGALLDAAGFAAATAHRGVRLIRMPSTALAQNDAGVGVKNAVNFFGRKNFLGTFAPPFAVLSDFAFLDGLPARERRAGLAEAVKIALIKDRAFFDRLHVQRDALGRFEPDPYEHSIERCAELHLEHIATSGDPFEFGSSRPLDFGHWSAHALEEASGGSLGHGEAVAVGVALDSVYSRLAGLLPEADLERILEVLPALGFTPWHAGLDSLDMEAALEAFREHLGGRLFLSLLTGIGSRVEVNAVDFALMRRASDQLRERFA, encoded by the coding sequence ATGAGCAAGACCATCCGCCAGGCCCTGGCCGTGCCCTACGAGTTCCCCGTCGTCTTCACGCGCGACGCTTTCGACCCCGAAAACCCCGCCCTGGCGGACATCCTGGCCCTGGCCCCGGGCGGCCCGCACCGTCTGGCCGCCGTCTTCGACCAGGGGCTCCTCCGGGCCTTCCCGGACCTGCCCGAGCGCCTGGAGGCCTACCTGCGGGCCAGGCCCGGGGCGTTGAACGTCGCGCCCCCCCTGGCGCTCCCCGGGGGCGAGGCGGCCAAGAACGACCTCTCGGTCTTCCACGCCACGCTGGAGCACATCTTCGCGGCGCGCCTGTGCCGCCAGTCCTTCCTGCTGGTGGCCGGGGGCGGCGCGCTCCTGGACGCGGCCGGGTTCGCCGCCGCCACGGCCCACCGGGGCGTGCGCTTGATCCGCATGCCTTCCACGGCGCTGGCCCAGAACGACGCGGGCGTGGGCGTGAAGAACGCCGTGAACTTCTTCGGCCGCAAGAACTTCCTGGGCACGTTCGCCCCGCCCTTCGCCGTGCTGAGCGACTTCGCCTTCCTGGACGGGCTGCCAGCGCGCGAACGCCGCGCTGGCCTGGCCGAGGCCGTGAAGATCGCCCTGATCAAGGACAGGGCCTTCTTCGACCGCCTGCACGTGCAAAGAGACGCCCTGGGCCGCTTCGAGCCCGACCCCTACGAGCATTCCATCGAGCGTTGCGCCGAACTGCACCTGGAGCACATCGCCACCAGCGGCGACCCTTTCGAGTTCGGCTCCTCCCGGCCCCTGGACTTCGGCCACTGGAGCGCCCACGCCCTGGAGGAAGCCTCGGGCGGCAGCCTGGGGCACGGCGAGGCCGTGGCCGTGGGCGTGGCCCTGGACAGCGTTTATTCCCGGCTGGCCGGGCTCCTGCCGGAGGCCGACCTGGAACGCATCCTGGAGGTCCTGCCCGCCCTGGGCTTCACCCCCTGGCACGCGGGCCTCGACAGCCTGGACATGGAGGCCGCCCTGGAGGCCTTCCGCGAGCACCTGGGCGGCAGGTTGTTCCTGAGCCTGCTCACGGGCATCGGCTCGCGGGTGGAGGTGAACGCCGTGGACTTCGCGCTCATGCGCCGCGCCTCGGACCAGCTGCGGGAGCGTTTCGCGTGA
- the eboE gene encoding metabolite traffic protein EboE: MSRQPVTYCTNIHPGESWAETFANLQAHTLRVKDRLSPDAPFPMGLRLSGRAARELDHAEALRFRDWMEEHGLCVSTVNGFPYGTFHAAPVKEQVYLPDWRDPARAAYTLRLAEFLALWLPEGDTGSVSTVPVGFRAGFDPAQEPLALEGLRGTLRALRELAQRTGRTVRLAVEPEPGCLVETTPQLAALRDRLELSPGLAPHFTACVDCCHQALQYEAPAETLAALARADLEIGHVQVSSALHLDGPDLTPLARFHEPVYLHQCAARLEDGAILRFDDLDKALAARPEGVESWRVHFHVPVFLRELPGCLSTRDYLEGFLPRVPGHVPLEVETYTFDVLPEELKEKDVVDSIEREIRWVEGHRG, translated from the coding sequence GTGAGCCGCCAGCCCGTCACCTACTGCACCAACATCCATCCGGGCGAATCCTGGGCCGAAACCTTCGCCAACCTCCAGGCCCACACCCTGCGCGTGAAGGACCGGCTCAGCCCGGACGCGCCCTTTCCCATGGGCCTGCGCCTCTCCGGGCGCGCGGCGCGCGAACTGGACCACGCAGAAGCCCTGCGCTTCAGGGACTGGATGGAGGAGCACGGCCTCTGCGTCTCCACGGTGAACGGCTTTCCCTACGGGACCTTCCATGCCGCGCCCGTGAAGGAGCAGGTCTACCTGCCCGACTGGCGCGACCCGGCACGGGCTGCCTACACCCTGCGTCTGGCGGAGTTTCTGGCCCTGTGGCTGCCCGAGGGCGACACGGGCTCGGTGTCCACCGTGCCCGTGGGCTTCCGCGCCGGGTTCGACCCGGCCCAGGAGCCCCTGGCCCTGGAAGGATTGCGCGGGACCCTGCGCGCCCTGCGGGAGCTGGCCCAGCGCACCGGGCGCACGGTGCGCCTGGCCGTGGAGCCAGAGCCCGGCTGCCTGGTGGAGACCACCCCCCAGCTTGCGGCCCTGCGCGACCGTCTGGAGCTTTCCCCCGGGCTGGCCCCCCACTTCACCGCCTGCGTGGACTGCTGCCACCAGGCCCTGCAGTACGAGGCCCCGGCCGAGACCCTGGCCGCCCTGGCCCGCGCGGACCTGGAGATCGGCCACGTGCAGGTCTCCTCGGCCCTGCACCTGGACGGGCCGGACCTGACCCCCCTGGCGCGCTTCCACGAGCCCGTCTACCTGCACCAGTGCGCGGCCCGCCTGGAGGACGGCGCGATCCTGCGCTTCGACGACCTGGACAAGGCCCTGGCCGCGCGCCCCGAAGGCGTGGAGAGCTGGCGCGTGCACTTCCACGTGCCGGTGTTCCTGAGGGAGCTGCCCGGCTGCCTGAGCACCCGGGACTACCTGGAGGGCTTTTTGCCCCGCGTGCCCGGCCACGTGCCCCTGGAGGTGGAGACCTACACCTTCGACGTGCTCCCCGAGGAACTCAAGGAAAAGGACGTGGTGGATTCCATCGAGCGCGAGATCCGCTGGGTGGAGGGGCACAGGGGATAG
- the ppnP gene encoding pyrimidine/purine nucleoside phosphorylase, with the protein MKSPEFFENVKAKAVANVFFNGNVVSHSIWDASGVRRSLGVCQPGTYTFTTADPEIMEITAGSVRAKVDGEDEWGVYGPGQAFNVPANTSFEMVVEGAVAQYVCTFG; encoded by the coding sequence ATGAAAAGCCCGGAATTTTTCGAGAACGTCAAGGCCAAGGCCGTGGCCAACGTCTTCTTCAACGGCAACGTGGTCAGCCACTCCATCTGGGACGCCTCGGGCGTGCGCCGCTCCCTGGGTGTGTGCCAGCCCGGGACCTACACCTTCACCACCGCCGACCCCGAGATCATGGAGATCACGGCGGGCAGCGTGCGCGCCAAGGTGGACGGCGAGGACGAATGGGGGGTCTACGGCCCCGGACAGGCCTTCAACGTGCCCGCCAACACCTCTTTCGAGATGGTGGTGGAGGGCGCGGTGGCCCAGTACGTGTGCACTTTCGGCTAG
- a CDS encoding CBS domain-containing protein → MYVGLKMLKDFHPVTPATPLSEARKILEKEEYWMLLVTEGERLAGYVRHEDLAAALPSLVSTLERHEANYLISKLTVGMVMRRDITTVPPEMEIEQAAQIMHDKNLAGLGVVDEKGRLVGYINRTVMLEVLVEEMGLALGGSRLVFEVEDRAGVILDAAGVIAAHGASILSTSTFFHNGRRMVILRVNALDDAPIRADLEAKGYRLESAADFRREWAEGA, encoded by the coding sequence ATGTACGTAGGCCTGAAGATGCTCAAGGATTTCCACCCCGTCACCCCGGCAACGCCCCTCTCCGAAGCCAGGAAAATCCTGGAAAAAGAGGAGTACTGGATGCTTCTCGTCACCGAGGGGGAGCGCCTGGCGGGCTACGTCCGCCACGAGGACCTGGCCGCCGCGCTGCCCTCCCTGGTCTCCACCCTGGAACGCCACGAGGCCAACTACCTCATCTCCAAGCTCACCGTGGGCATGGTCATGCGCCGCGACATCACTACCGTGCCCCCGGAAATGGAAATCGAGCAGGCCGCCCAGATCATGCACGACAAGAACCTGGCGGGCCTGGGCGTGGTGGACGAGAAGGGGCGGCTGGTGGGCTACATCAACCGCACCGTGATGCTCGAAGTGCTCGTGGAGGAGATGGGCCTGGCCCTGGGCGGCTCGCGCCTGGTCTTCGAGGTGGAGGACCGCGCGGGCGTCATCCTGGACGCGGCCGGTGTCATCGCGGCCCACGGCGCGAGCATCCTTTCCACCAGCACCTTCTTCCACAACGGACGGCGCATGGTGATCCTGCGCGTGAACGCCCTGGACGACGCGCCCATCCGCGCCGACCTGGAGGCCAAGGGCTACCGGCTGGAATCCGCGGCGGACTTTCGGCGCGAATGGGCCGAGGGAGCCTGA
- a CDS encoding DUF1786 domain-containing protein, giving the protein MAGILCVDVGSGTQDVLCWQPGLSIENCPKFVLPSPARRVGARIRELTARGAGVHLCGANMGGGFVRAVRAHLQAGLGVSATPRAALALTDDPSTLEARMGVRVLERCPEGHVPVHQADFDPGFWQGLLAQAGVEAPDMVLACAQDHGCHPGQSSRLGRFRLWERFLAQGPGRLADLLYVEVPAELTRLAELQEAIGGGPVMDTGPAAALGVLHDPELEALVDGEGALVVNMGNSHVLGLLVRFGRLHGVYEHHTGMLEAPELARQLERFRTGAVDCAEVFGAGGHGCAFHGGGEAFRETLVIGPRRAELAGHLAARFPAPLGDMMLTGCFGLLKAWQERGRPTG; this is encoded by the coding sequence ATGGCGGGCATTCTCTGCGTGGACGTGGGCAGCGGCACCCAGGACGTGCTCTGCTGGCAGCCGGGGCTCTCCATCGAGAACTGCCCCAAGTTCGTGCTGCCCTCCCCGGCCAGGAGGGTGGGGGCGCGCATCCGGGAGCTCACGGCCCGGGGCGCGGGCGTCCACCTGTGCGGCGCCAACATGGGCGGCGGCTTCGTGCGCGCCGTGCGCGCCCACCTGCAGGCCGGACTCGGCGTGAGCGCCACGCCCCGGGCCGCCCTGGCCCTTACCGACGACCCCTCCACCCTGGAGGCGCGCATGGGCGTGCGCGTCCTGGAGCGCTGCCCCGAGGGGCACGTCCCCGTGCACCAGGCCGATTTCGACCCCGGCTTCTGGCAGGGCCTGCTGGCCCAGGCGGGCGTCGAGGCCCCGGACATGGTGCTGGCCTGCGCCCAGGACCACGGCTGCCACCCGGGGCAGTCCAGCCGCCTGGGGCGCTTCCGGCTTTGGGAGCGCTTCCTGGCCCAGGGGCCGGGGCGTCTCGCGGATCTGCTCTACGTGGAGGTTCCCGCGGAACTTACGCGGCTGGCCGAGCTCCAGGAGGCCATAGGCGGCGGCCCCGTCATGGACACAGGCCCGGCGGCCGCCCTGGGCGTGCTCCACGACCCCGAACTGGAGGCCCTGGTGGACGGCGAGGGCGCGCTGGTGGTGAACATGGGCAACAGCCACGTGCTGGGGCTTCTGGTGCGCTTCGGCCGCCTGCACGGGGTCTACGAGCACCACACCGGCATGCTGGAGGCCCCTGAACTGGCCCGTCAGCTGGAGCGCTTCCGCACCGGAGCGGTGGACTGCGCCGAGGTGTTCGGCGCGGGCGGGCACGGCTGCGCCTTCCACGGCGGCGGCGAGGCCTTCCGGGAGACGCTGGTGATCGGCCCCAGGCGCGCGGAGCTGGCCGGGCATCTCGCGGCGCGCTTCCCGGCCCCCCTGGGCGACATGATGCTCACGGGCTGCTTCGGGCTTCTCAAGGCCTGGCAGGAGCGGGGCAGGCCCACGGGCTGA